CTCCCCGGTCCTGCAGGGCTCGCTTGGCATGCGCCGGGCAGCGTCCGGATCGAACTCGGAAACGGAAACGCTGCAGCTGGTCGGGATCGACCCGCTGACACTGCCAGCCGACAATGCGCTTACCCGCGGCGGCGCGACCGCGGACATTGCCGCGTTCATTGTCGCGCCAGGGCAGGCCTGGATTGCAACCGACACGCTGCAACGGCTGGGCGCCGGTCCGCAAGACCGGCTGCTGACAGCGACGGGCGAGGCGCTGCCGCCGCTGCAGATCAGAGACGCGCTGCCGCCGGGGTTGATCGTGGTCGACATTGGCCGCGCACAACAGCTGCTGGGGCAGCCGGATCGGGTCAGTCAGCTGGTTGTCCCAGGCGCATTCGCGGAGCGTGAGCCCCCTCTGCCGGAAACCGTTGCGTTACGGTGGGAGCGGCGCGAGGAAGCTGACCTGCAGCGGCTCACGGACAGCTTTCACCTGAATCTGACGGCGCTCGCGTTGCTCGCGTTTCTGGTTGGCTTGTTCATTGTGCAGGCCGCGGCGGGGCTGGCAATGCAACAGCGCCGGCGGCAGATCCAGACGCTGCGCGCCTGCGGGGCCAGCGCGGCCGACCTGGTGCTGGCGCTGCTGATTGAACTTGTCGCTCTGGCCACAGTGGCTGGTGTGCTCGGGATGCTCAGCGGCTATCTGCTGGCCACAGCGTTGATCGGCGATCTTGCCGCCAGCCTGCGTGGACTGTATGGCGCGCAGGTAGCGGGGCGAGTGGATATGAGTCCGGGCTGGTGGCTGTCCGGACTGGGGATGACCCTGGCGGGAACCCTCGCTGCCACGGGCGGGCACGTCGTTGCCGCGTTGCGCGAGTCGCTGGTACCCACCCGTGTGTCGCCGGGCTGGATGCTGGCCCAGCGTCGAAGCCTGAGGCGATTGTCCAGCGTCGCGCTGGCATTGTTGATCGTCGCCGCCGGGTTGTGGCTTTACGCCGATGGCTTGCTGGCAGGATTTGTCCTGCTGGGCTGCGTGCTGTTGGCTGTCACACTGACCTTGCCCCTGCTGCTCGCCACCCTGCTGCGTGTCGGACGGCGCTACGCCCGAGGGCCGCTGAGTGAGTGGTTCTGGGCGGACGGCCGGCAGCAACTCTCACGCCTGAGTCTCCCGCTCATGGCCCTGCTGCTGGCGCTCTCGGCGAACATCGGCGTGGGGGGCATGACCGAAGGGTTTCGCAGGACATTTACCGACTGGCTCGATCAGCGGCTGTCGGCGGATGTGTACGTGCGTCCGGCCGGGCCGGCACAGGCGCAGGCCATTCTCGGCTGGCTGCAGGCTCGCCCGGAGGTGTCGGGCGTGTTGCCCAGCTGGCAGGTCGATTCCCGCCTCGATCGATGGCCCGTCGAAATCAGCGGCGTCATCGAGCACCCGCTGTATCCGCAGACCTGGCCATTGCTCGACGCCCAGCCCGATGCCTGGGCTCGCTTGCAGGCGGGCGCCGGGGCGCTCGTCAGCGAGCAGCTGGCCCGCCGCGCCGATCTGGGGGTGGGCGACATGCTCGATCTCGATACCCCCGGCGGTGACTGGACCTTGCAACTGGTTGGTACCTATCCGGATTACGGCAATCCGCGCGGCCATGTCCTGGTGTCCGCCGAGGCGTTGCGTGACCGTTGGCGCGACGCGGCCATTGGCAGCATTGGCGTGTTGAGCGACGCCGACCCGGCGCTGCTCGCTGAATCCATGGTCGCGCAATTCGCCGGCGCAAGCGCGACGGATCAGGCCTCGCTGAAAGCCTACTCCACCCGCGTGTTCGAGCAGACGTTTGCGGCAACGGCAGCGCTCAACAGCCTCACCCTTGGCGTGGCCGCGCTGGCGCTGTTCAGCACGTTGCTGGGGCTGGCTGACACGCGTCTGCTACAGCTCGCGCCGCTCTGGGCCATGGGTTTGCGCCCGGGTCAGCTGGGCCTGCTGTCGCTGGCGCAGCTGACGCTGCTGGCCTTCCTGACGTGCATTCTGGCGGTTCCGCTCGGGCTGGTGCTGTCCTGGTGTCTGGTAGCCGTGGTCAACGTACAGGCGTTTGGCTGGCGTCTTCCCTGGCACTGGTTTCCCGGACAGTGGCTGCAGCTGGGCGGCCTTGCGCTTGCTGCGGTGCTGGCGGCCGCTGCCTGGCCGGTCGTTCGCATCATCCGGGCACGTCCGGACAGTCTGCTGAGGCAATTCGTCAATGAGAGCTGATATGCGTCTATTCGTGTTCTGGCTGGCTGTCCTGCTGTCGGGCTGCGAGCAGGACGAACCGGCCGAGCAGGGGTTCGCCGGCCTGGGGACGGACTCCGAAGGCTTCGCGCAGGTGGCGCCGGGGCGCCCGCTGAGCTTCCCGGCCGATCATCAGGCACACCCGATGTTTCGTATCGAATGGTGGTACGTCACCGCCAATCTGCAGGATGAGCAGGGTCGTCACTGGGGCGCGCAGTGGACACTGTTTCGCCAGGCAATGCAGCCGCAGGAGGCCGACCAGGCCGGTGCCGGCTGGGCCAGCGCACAGGTCTGGCTGGGCCATGCGGCCGTGACCGGTCGTGATGTTCATCTGCATGCCGACAGACTGGCGCGGGGCGGCGTGGGCCAGGCGGGGGTGAAGGCAGCCCCCTTCTCGGCATGGATCGATCATTGGTCACTGGTCGGCCCGCAGGGCGGCCGTGGCGAGACCAGCGAGCGCCTGGGCGAGCTTCGCGTCCGCGCCGCCGGGGATGACTTTGCCTACGACCTGCAGCTGCGCAGCGACGGCCCACTGGTGCTGCACGGCGAGGCCGGACTGAGCCGCAAGTCGAGCGGCGGCCAGGCTTCGTACTACTACAGTCAGCCTTTTTTCAAGGTGCAGGGCGAGATCGAGGTGAGCGGTGAGCGCATCCCCGTGACTGGCCAGGCCTGGCTGGATCGGGAATGGAGTAGCCAGCCGCTGAGGGCCGATCAACGTGGCTGGGACTGGTTTTCGCTGCACCTGGCAGGCGGCGAAAAGCTCATGCTGTTTCGTCTGCGCAGTGATTCGAGCGCGCCCTTCAGCTCCGGAACCTGGATCGCGGCGGACGGTTCATCCGAATCCATCGAGCCTGGCGCCATCGATATGCGCGAAATCCGTTGGCAGCGCGTGGCGGGGCGCAGGGTACCGGTCAGCTGGCGGCTGCAGATCAGCGGGCGCGATCTGAAGCTGAATGTGGAGGCGCTCAATCCTGAGGCATGGATGGGTACCTCGATCCCCTATTGGGAAGGGCCGATCAACTTCTCAGGGAGTCACGAAGGGACCGGTTATCTGGAGATGACCGGCTATTGAATTCAGGCGTTCGAGGCGACGAAGGACGGTGCGGGTGCGCAGGCCGGTTCGAACAGCCTGCGGGTGAAACGGCTGATCAGGCAGTCTTCGCCGAACACCGCCTCGAGGTGGGCGTCTGCCCGATCCAGATGACTGAGCAGTTCGCGGCGTACTGCATCCTTGCCCAGCAGCGACACCAGTGTCGTCTTGCCTTGATCCTTGCCCACATCCTTGCCTTGGGTAGGGCTGTCATCGAGCAGATCGTCACACAGCTGGAAGGCCTGACCCAATTCATCGGCGAAGCGGGCCAGTTCATCGCGAACGCTCTGATTGGCGCCAGCAAGCATGGCGGCGATATCCAGCGTAGCCTCAAACAGAACGCCAGTCTTCAGGCGGTTCGATGCGCTGATGTCGCTGGCCGAGCGCGCAGAAGCGTCGCGCAGATCCCGGTACTGTCCCTTGACCAGACCCTGGGTGCCCACCGCATCGGCGAGGCGCGCGACCATCCTCGAGCGTACCTGGCCATCCACGTTCTGCGCCCCCGCTATAACGGAAAATGCCCGGGTCAGTAACGCAATACCTGCCAGCATGGCGATGTCTTCACCGTACTGGCGGTGCACTGTGGGCCTGCCGCGGCGCAATGCCGCGTCGTCCATGCAGGGAAGGTCGTCGAAGACCAGTGAGGCGCTGTGCACCATTTCCACCGCGCAGGCCAGGTCGAGCCCAGCATGCATCGGCGCGCCCAGCTCCCGCGCGGCCATCAGCAACAGCAGAGGGCGCACGCGCTTGCCCGGGGCCAGCGTGCAGTCACGCATGGCCTGGCTGACCTGATCCTGCTCGTCGTCACCGAGCAGCTGAGCGAGATGCTGGTCAATGTCTTCGCGCAGCGGTACGAGCGTACAGGTGATGTCATCCTGGCTGACTGATTTGGCGGGCATGGGACCCATGAACACGCTCCTTTCCTGACGGCGCTCGTACATGCTGAAATATGAACTGTCGAGCTTATTGCAGCTCAGACATCCGGTTGACGCAATATTAGGATAAGCTAAGCTTCTTGTATAACTTTTGCATAATATTATGCGTAAGATAACGACAGCGTCAGCGGGAAAAAAATCCCCTTCAGGAGCAGTAGATGGGAAAGTCTGATCTCGTGGAGCGCAAGAACGATCATCTCGACATCGTTCTCGATGCGCAGCGGGCATCGGCCAATACGGACCCGGGTTTCTCCGAGGTTCGATTCGAGCATTGTGCGCTCCCTGACATCCATCTCGACGAAATCGATCTGAGTACCCATTTTCTCGGCCGCAAGCTTGCGCTGCCGTTACTGATCAGCTCCATGACTGGCGGTGCGGCGCGTGCCGTCGGCATCAACCGCCATCTGGCCGAAGCCGCCCAGCATCTGGGTATTGCACTGGCCATCGGCTCCCAGCGGGTAGCCCTGGAAACCGGCGCGGATCAGGGATTGACGCGTGAATTGCGTCGCCATGCTCCGGACATTCCATTGCTGGCCAATCTGGGCGCGGCGCAACTCGTCGAACCCCGGGGACTGCAAGCCGCCGCGCGCGCGGTAGACATGATCGAAGCCGATGCGTTGATTGTACACCTCAACCCTCTACAGGAAGCTGTACAAGCCGGAGGGGACCGCAACTGGCAGGGAGTGCTGGACGCGCTTGCGCAGGCAGCGTCGCAGCTGTCGGTGCCCATCGTGGTGAAGGAGGTCGGTGCGGGCATATCCGCTGCCGTGGCGCGGCGTCTGGTCGAGGCCGGCGTAGCAGTCATCGATGTCGCCGGCGCGGGGGGTACCAGTTGGGCTGCGGTAGAGGGGGAGCGCGCGGCCACTGCGGCCGATCGTGCGGTGGCCATGGCATTCGCCGACTGGGGCATTCCGACCGCAAGGGCGCTGGTGGAAGCGCGCCATGCGCTGCCGCACACCCCGCTGATCGCCTCGGGCGGGATTCGCAGCGGTATCGACGTAGCCAAGGCGCTGCGGCTGGGCGCTGACATCGCGGCCCAGGCTGCTGCGGTTCTGCAATGCGCGACGCAGTCTACCGAGGCTGTCGTCGAGCACTTCGAGATCGTCGGTCGGCAGCTGCGGATTGCCTGTTTCTGTACCGGCAGCGCCAATCTGGCGGCGCTGCGCCAGGCGGCTCTGATCCCGTCTGCGACGCCGGTCATGCCCACTGGAGTGAGGACATGACGCACTATGCCATCGTCGCTCCGGCTTACCCCAGTCACTTCGCGGCGCTGCAGGCACTCGCCGGTGAGCTGATCGATCGCGGCCATCGGGTGACCTTTATTCATCAGGCCGAAGCACGGGACTGGATCACCGATGCGCGAGTGGGATTTCATGCAGTCGGGTTACAGGCGCGCGCGCGTGGAAGTCTGCGACAGACGCTCAAGCTGGCAGCGAATCCGGGTGGGCCGCTGGGCCTGCGCAGACT
Above is a window of Halopseudomonas nanhaiensis DNA encoding:
- a CDS encoding FtsX-like permease family protein, producing MIRRIGWVLVTVFSHWRRHPLQLACLVVGLWLATALWSGVQALNQQARDSYDRAAQLFGGQTGQVLVSPGGQPFDQTAYISLRRLGWPVSPVLQGSLGMRRAASGSNSETETLQLVGIDPLTLPADNALTRGGATADIAAFIVAPGQAWIATDTLQRLGAGPQDRLLTATGEALPPLQIRDALPPGLIVVDIGRAQQLLGQPDRVSQLVVPGAFAEREPPLPETVALRWERREEADLQRLTDSFHLNLTALALLAFLVGLFIVQAAAGLAMQQRRRQIQTLRACGASAADLVLALLIELVALATVAGVLGMLSGYLLATALIGDLAASLRGLYGAQVAGRVDMSPGWWLSGLGMTLAGTLAATGGHVVAALRESLVPTRVSPGWMLAQRRSLRRLSSVALALLIVAAGLWLYADGLLAGFVLLGCVLLAVTLTLPLLLATLLRVGRRYARGPLSEWFWADGRQQLSRLSLPLMALLLALSANIGVGGMTEGFRRTFTDWLDQRLSADVYVRPAGPAQAQAILGWLQARPEVSGVLPSWQVDSRLDRWPVEISGVIEHPLYPQTWPLLDAQPDAWARLQAGAGALVSEQLARRADLGVGDMLDLDTPGGDWTLQLVGTYPDYGNPRGHVLVSAEALRDRWRDAAIGSIGVLSDADPALLAESMVAQFAGASATDQASLKAYSTRVFEQTFAATAALNSLTLGVAALALFSTLLGLADTRLLQLAPLWAMGLRPGQLGLLSLAQLTLLAFLTCILAVPLGLVLSWCLVAVVNVQAFGWRLPWHWFPGQWLQLGGLALAAVLAAAAWPVVRIIRARPDSLLRQFVNES
- a CDS encoding lipocalin-like domain-containing protein, producing the protein MRLFVFWLAVLLSGCEQDEPAEQGFAGLGTDSEGFAQVAPGRPLSFPADHQAHPMFRIEWWYVTANLQDEQGRHWGAQWTLFRQAMQPQEADQAGAGWASAQVWLGHAAVTGRDVHLHADRLARGGVGQAGVKAAPFSAWIDHWSLVGPQGGRGETSERLGELRVRAAGDDFAYDLQLRSDGPLVLHGEAGLSRKSSGGQASYYYSQPFFKVQGEIEVSGERIPVTGQAWLDREWSSQPLRADQRGWDWFSLHLAGGEKLMLFRLRSDSSAPFSSGTWIAADGSSESIEPGAIDMREIRWQRVAGRRVPVSWRLQISGRDLKLNVEALNPEAWMGTSIPYWEGPINFSGSHEGTGYLEMTGY
- a CDS encoding polyprenyl synthetase family protein, which produces MGPMPAKSVSQDDITCTLVPLREDIDQHLAQLLGDDEQDQVSQAMRDCTLAPGKRVRPLLLLMAARELGAPMHAGLDLACAVEMVHSASLVFDDLPCMDDAALRRGRPTVHRQYGEDIAMLAGIALLTRAFSVIAGAQNVDGQVRSRMVARLADAVGTQGLVKGQYRDLRDASARSASDISASNRLKTGVLFEATLDIAAMLAGANQSVRDELARFADELGQAFQLCDDLLDDSPTQGKDVGKDQGKTTLVSLLGKDAVRRELLSHLDRADAHLEAVFGEDCLISRFTRRLFEPACAPAPSFVASNA
- the fni gene encoding type 2 isopentenyl-diphosphate Delta-isomerase, which translates into the protein MGKSDLVERKNDHLDIVLDAQRASANTDPGFSEVRFEHCALPDIHLDEIDLSTHFLGRKLALPLLISSMTGGAARAVGINRHLAEAAQHLGIALAIGSQRVALETGADQGLTRELRRHAPDIPLLANLGAAQLVEPRGLQAAARAVDMIEADALIVHLNPLQEAVQAGGDRNWQGVLDALAQAASQLSVPIVVKEVGAGISAAVARRLVEAGVAVIDVAGAGGTSWAAVEGERAATAADRAVAMAFADWGIPTARALVEARHALPHTPLIASGGIRSGIDVAKALRLGADIAAQAAAVLQCATQSTEAVVEHFEIVGRQLRIACFCTGSANLAALRQAALIPSATPVMPTGVRT